A portion of the Deltaproteobacteria bacterium genome contains these proteins:
- a CDS encoding ABC transporter substrate-binding protein, whose product MAANEKIRLASRAYDGTLPILRGQMAIPGFDFEITETEDVPGMFAGMYKGQYDVSEMSLGELISYTSRGKADFIAIPVFPSRMFRHGFIFCRKDSGIDQPADLNGRKIGFLRWVQTAAIWMRGMLVDSYGVSAKDSEWHVASMHHWDDHDPGATVVSRDGSAIRMIENRGKNTSERACFALFDGQVDALGVTESQLPTLLANKSVRRLFENPQQVEARYFRDTKILPIMHVLAIQKNLIERHPELPTQLFQLYVEAKRWAQRWRRAIPSLVEAWPNQYLDDEREVFQSDPWAYGLAANRHVLDKFFAYCHGQGISGREIAPEEIFHPSTHNLTE is encoded by the coding sequence ATGGCCGCAAACGAAAAAATTCGCCTTGCCAGCCGCGCCTATGACGGTACGCTGCCGATCCTGCGCGGGCAGATGGCGATTCCCGGATTCGACTTCGAAATTACCGAGACCGAAGATGTGCCGGGCATGTTCGCCGGTATGTACAAAGGACAGTACGATGTTTCCGAGATGTCGCTGGGCGAATTGATCTCTTATACTTCACGCGGCAAAGCTGACTTTATCGCCATTCCGGTTTTTCCTTCGCGGATGTTTCGTCATGGTTTTATTTTTTGCCGCAAGGATTCGGGCATCGACCAGCCGGCTGATTTGAACGGCCGCAAGATCGGTTTTCTCCGCTGGGTGCAAACCGCGGCGATCTGGATGCGCGGCATGCTGGTCGATTCCTACGGCGTGTCGGCCAAAGATTCCGAGTGGCATGTGGCGTCGATGCACCACTGGGACGATCACGATCCCGGCGCCACGGTGGTGTCGCGCGACGGTTCGGCGATCCGCATGATCGAAAACCGCGGCAAGAACACTTCCGAGCGCGCTTGCTTTGCCTTGTTCGACGGCCAAGTGGACGCTCTCGGCGTCACTGAATCGCAGCTGCCGACGCTCCTCGCCAATAAAAGTGTTCGACGGCTGTTCGAAAATCCTCAGCAAGTGGAAGCGCGTTATTTTCGCGACACGAAAATTTTGCCGATCATGCATGTGTTGGCGATACAGAAAAATCTCATTGAGCGCCATCCCGAGCTGCCGACGCAGCTGTTTCAACTTTATGTCGAAGCCAAGCGCTGGGCCCAACGCTGGCGCCGGGCGATTCCGAGTTTGGTCGAGGCTTGGCCCAATCAGTATCTCGACGACGAACGGGAAGTTTTTCAAAGCGATCCTTGGGCCTATGGCTTAGCGGCGAACCGCCATGTGCTCGATAAGTTTTTTGCCTATTGTCACGGGCAGGGAATTTCCGGCCGAGAGATCGCACCGGAAGAAATTTTCCATCCCAGCACCCACAATTTAACTGAGTAA
- a CDS encoding UbiD family decarboxylase, with amino-acid sequence MATATQTNVTQSVDLRDWLKEVKRLEQFEQISGAHWDLELGALTEIILERNPTPPAVMFDNVPGFDPNRRVLVNMLETLERTALTLNLPLDLKTIPLIDALRAKLRAMQPIPANVVKTGPVFENVAHGDEIDLTKFPVPRWHAGDGGRYLGTAHLVVTRDPETAVENIGCYRVMLQDKDKVGLYISPGKHGKIHYEKAMKEGKPFPVAMAFGQHPLLYIAASQAVPFGVNEYDWAGGLIGQAIDVIEGPVTGLHFPANSEIVIEGEIIPGESMQEGPFGEWPGYYASARRAEPFVRVKALYYRNDPIITGAAPFKPTIHGMYRSCLRAATVWNGMEQAGVPDIKGVYLPPPAQRFMIAVAIKQRYPGHAKQAALVACQCHAGAYLGRYVVVVDDDIDITDTNEILWAICTRSDPETSVDILRRCWSGPLDPIIQPGQKGFNSRMIIEAVRPWEWRDKFPATSAITDETRNQYATKWRRQLEQVQARHSVTRGRE; translated from the coding sequence ATGGCGACCGCAACCCAAACGAATGTGACCCAAAGCGTCGATCTGCGCGACTGGCTCAAAGAGGTCAAACGGCTGGAGCAATTCGAACAGATTTCCGGCGCCCACTGGGATTTGGAGCTCGGCGCGTTGACCGAAATCATTCTCGAAAGAAATCCCACGCCGCCGGCGGTGATGTTCGACAACGTGCCGGGCTTCGATCCCAACCGCCGAGTGCTGGTCAACATGCTGGAAACCTTGGAGCGCACGGCGCTGACGCTCAACCTGCCGTTGGATTTGAAAACTATTCCGTTAATCGACGCGCTGCGCGCCAAGCTGCGCGCCATGCAGCCGATTCCCGCCAACGTGGTTAAGACCGGTCCGGTGTTCGAGAACGTCGCGCACGGAGATGAGATCGACTTGACGAAGTTTCCCGTGCCCCGCTGGCACGCCGGCGACGGCGGTCGCTATCTCGGTACGGCGCACTTGGTGGTGACCCGCGATCCGGAAACCGCGGTGGAAAATATCGGCTGCTACCGGGTCATGCTGCAGGACAAGGACAAAGTCGGTTTGTACATCTCGCCGGGAAAACACGGCAAGATTCATTACGAGAAGGCGATGAAGGAGGGCAAGCCGTTTCCGGTGGCGATGGCCTTTGGCCAGCATCCGCTGCTTTACATCGCCGCGTCTCAAGCCGTGCCGTTCGGCGTCAATGAATACGATTGGGCTGGTGGACTCATTGGCCAAGCGATCGATGTCATCGAAGGTCCGGTGACTGGCTTACACTTTCCGGCCAACTCGGAGATCGTCATCGAAGGCGAAATCATTCCCGGCGAATCGATGCAGGAAGGGCCCTTCGGCGAGTGGCCGGGTTATTACGCCAGCGCGCGCCGCGCCGAGCCGTTCGTGCGCGTTAAGGCTCTCTATTATCGCAACGATCCGATCATCACCGGCGCGGCGCCGTTCAAACCGACGATTCACGGCATGTATCGTTCTTGTTTGCGCGCGGCGACGGTTTGGAACGGCATGGAGCAAGCCGGTGTCCCCGATATTAAAGGCGTCTATTTACCGCCGCCGGCGCAGCGCTTTATGATCGCCGTGGCGATCAAGCAGCGCTATCCCGGCCACGCCAAGCAAGCGGCGTTGGTGGCCTGTCAATGCCACGCCGGCGCTTATCTCGGCCGCTACGTGGTCGTCGTCGACGACGACATCGACATCACCGACACCAACGAGATCCTCTGGGCGATCTGCACTCGTTCCGATCCGGAAACCTCGGTCGATATTTTGCGCCGTTGTTGGAGCGGGCCGTTGGATCCGATCATTCAGCCTGGGCAAAAGGGTTTTAACTCGCGCATGATCATCGAAGCGGTGCGGCCTTGGGAATGGCGCGATAAATTTCCCGCCACCAGCGCGATCACCGATGAGACGCGCAACCAGTACGCGACCAAATGGCGTCGCCAACTGGAGCAAGTCCAGGCGCGCCATAGCGTCACGCGC